A single region of the Nicotiana sylvestris chromosome 6, ASM39365v2, whole genome shotgun sequence genome encodes:
- the LOC104217199 gene encoding uncharacterized protein, protein MTPLAFTDLCEMLVRESDLRPTLQATVEEQVAKTLYLLAHNTTNRELAFIFRRSWESDCIGAIDGTHIRVKVSQREASRYRGRKDYPTQNVLTACTFDLKFTYVLADWEETTSDSRIMKEALNRHDPLKLPEGKYYLVDAGLMLRSVLITPYRGEQYHLKEYSRNPPQNPRELFNLRHTSLRNAIERAFGVLKKRFPIISSSTEPSYGVETQKLIIFACCILHNYLRGADPNDELLAQVDAELMNDNDVHEEPPNPRESNEEFRRGELIRDGIATDIAADMWANYQV, encoded by the exons ATGACCCCTTTAGCTTTTACCGATCTATGTGAGATGTTAGTTAGAGAGAGTGATCTTAGACCAACACTTCAAGCTACAGTTGAAGAGCAAGTTGCAAAAACACTTTACCTGTTAGCACATAATACGACGAATCGCGAGTTAGCTTTTATCTTTCGACGATCTTGGGAGTCG GATTGTATTGGTGCAATTGATGGAACACATATACGTGTTAAAGTTTCACAACGTGAAGCATCCAGATACCGTGGAAGAAAAGATTATCCAACACAAAATGTATTGACTGCATGCACATTTGATTTAAAATTCACATATGTGTTAGCTGATTGGGAAGAGACGACATCTGATTCAAGAATCATGAAAGAAGCGTTAAATAGACATGACCCGCTAAAACTTCCAGAAG GAAAATACTACCTTGTTGATGCTGGATTGATGTTGAGAAGTGTACTTATTACGCCTTATCGTGGGGAGCAATATCACTTGAAAGAGTATTCAAGAAATCCACCTCAAAATCCTCGTGAATTATTTAATCTGCGACACACATCTTTGCGTAATGCTATTGAACGAGCTTTTGGAGTTCTTAAAAAGAGATTTCCTATAATTTCTAGTTCAACTGAACCGTCATATGGTGTTGAAACCCAAAAGCTTATTATTTTTGCATGTTGTATTTTACACAACTACTTAAGAGGTGCAGATCCAAATGATGAGTTACTTGCACAAGTTGATGCGGAGCTTATGAATGATAATGATGTGCATGAAGAACCACCAAATCCTAGGGAAAGTAATGAGGAGTTTAGAAGGGGGGAGTTGATTAGAGATGGCATAGCAACTGACATAGCAGCTGACATGTGGGCTAATTATCAAGTTTAA